In Sphaerisporangium krabiense, the DNA window ACGTGCGACGCCCGTGCGATCTACCACGATCCCCCTGACGATAGGCGCGTTCACCGCCCCTGCCATCGGACCATCGGCCGATCCAGGGCTCGTCCTTCCGCCGTAGGGGCCTGAGCAGGGGCTCGTCCCAGGGGAGGGGATATAGCGTGGGGCCATGACAGATGGCTTCGAGACTTTGGCGATCCACGCGGGCCAGGAGGCCGACCCCCACACCGGCGCGGTGGTCCCCCCTATCTACGCCGTTTCCACCTACAAGCAGGACGGCGTCGGCGGTCTCCGGGCCGGGTACGAGTACAGCCGCTCGGCCAACCCCACCAGGACCGCGCTGGAGGAGTGCCTGGCCGCGCTCGAAGGAGGGACGCGGGGCCTGGCGTTCGCCTCCGGCCTGGCGGCCGAGGACGCGGTGCTGCGCGCGGTCTGCGGGCCCGGCGACCACGTGATCATTCCGGGTGACGCCTACGGCGGCACCTACCGCCTGTTCGCCAAGGTGCTCGCGCGCTGGGGGCTGCTGTTCGACCCGGTCCCGCTCGGGGACCTGGACGCGGTGCGCGCGGCGGTGCGCCCGGAGACCAAGGTCATCTGGGTCGAGACCCCGACCAACCCGCTGCTCGGCGTCGCCGACATCGAGGCGCTGGCCGCCGTCGCCCACCAGGCGGGCGCGCTGCTGGTCGTGGACAACACCTTCGCCTCGCCGTACCTGCAGCAGCCTCTGGCGCTCGGCGCGGACGTGGTCGTCCACTCGACCACCAAGTACGTGGGCGGGCACTCCGACGTGGTCGGCGGCGCGCTGGTGGCCCGCGACCGCGAGCTCGGCGAGCTGCTGGCCTTCCACCAGAACGCCATGGGCGCCGTGGCCGGGCCGTTCGACGCGTGGCTGACGCTGCGCGGGATCAAGACGCTGGCCCTGCGCATGGAGCGCCACTGCGACAACGCCGAGCGGGTCGTCGAGCTGCTGCGCTCCCACCCCCGGGTCACCGAGGTCCTGTACCCGGGCCTGCCGGGGCACCCGGGGCACGAGGTGGCCGCCAAGCAGATGCGCCGGTTCGGCGGCATGGTGTCGTTCCGCGTGGCGGGCGGCGAGGAGGAGGCCGTGCGGCTGTGCGACCGCACCAGGATCTTCACGCTCGGCGAGTCGCTCGGCGGCGTCGAGTCGCTGATCGAGCACCCCGGGCGCATGACCCACGCGTCGGTGGCGGGCTCGGCCCTGGAGGTCCCCGCGGACCTGGTGCGCCTGTCGGTGGGCATCGAGACCGTGGACGACCTGCTGGCCGACCTGAGCCAGGCCCTCGGCTCCTAGCGGCTCACGGGTTGAACCAGACCATGAGCACGAGGACGACCAGCCAGATCAGCGCCGTGATGCCGGAGAGCATGGCGATGCGGCCGGTCTGCACCTTGGCGTCGTCCTCCTGACTCTCGTTCGACAGCACGCGGATGGCGGTGCGCTGGTCGCGGTCGATCATGACCAGCAGCACCGCCGCGACGATGAACAACGTCATCGAGACCGACAGATACGGCTTGCCGAGGTTGACACGCCCGAGGGCGATGCCGAACAGGAACACCCCGAGCGTCAGAATTCCGAAGATCCGCGTGGTGCGGTGCAAATGCCGCAGCACACCGACGTCACGCGCCCGGATGTACCGCGGGGTGAAACTGGTGGCGGCGGTCACCGGGCCGATCGCGAAGATCGCGAAACCGATGTGCAGCCAGAGCAGGACCTTGTCCGCAAACGACATGCGTTGACATTATCGTCTCGCCGATCAGCGGGGGAACGCCGCCGGCCGTGGACACGGACCGAAGCGGTCCGGCTCAGCGGCCGGGCGCGCCCGAGGAGCCGCTGGTGGCGGACTCGCCGGCGACGTCGTCGCCGGTGACCGGCGGCTTCGGGGGATGCGGCCGGTTGTTCACGGTGAGCTCGAACATCGTGATGGTGAGGATCATCACGAAGAGGAGAGCGACCGCCGCGAGCATGGCACCCTCCTTTCACGACGGACGGAAGCGGGCCTCCCGTCTCTGGGGCCGTCGCGGGCACTTACCCATCAATATCCTCCGCGCTTGCAATTCGATCGGCAAGCGATTAACGCGGGCACGCGGAATGGCGACATTTCAAGCGTGCCCACATCTTGGCCACGATAAGGCCATTTGTCGGCAAATCCAGGACGGGTCAGCGGGCGCGGCGGGACCGCAGGAAGTCGCTGACGACGTACTCGCCGAGGCTGTCGGCGCTGGGGGAGAAGACCCGGCCGCCGTTGCGCCGCGCGACCTCGTCCACGAAGTCCTTGAGGCGCTCGTCGGTGGCCAGCATGAACACGTTGATCGTCGCCCGGCGGCGGGTCATCTTGTCCACCTCGGCGAGCGTCAGCTCCAGCGTCTCGCGCGAGGGCGGCCACTCGAACCAGTAACGGCCGTTGCGCGTGAGGTGGGCCGTCGGCTCGCCGTCGGTGACGACGATCACCACGGGCTCGAAGTCCGGGTGCCGGTCCAGGTGGCGTCCGGCGATCAGCAGGGCGTGGTGCAGGTTGGTGCCCTGGACCATGTCCCACTCCAGGCTCGCCAGCTCCTCCGGCTGGAGCACCCGGGCGTAGTTGGAGAAGCCGATGATCTGCACGGCGTCCCCGGGGAACTTCGAGGAGACCAGCGCCTGCAGGGCCAGCGCGGTCTGCTTGGCCGGCGCCCAGGTCTGGCGCAGCGCCATCGAGTACGACAGGTCCACGAGCAGGCACACCGCCGCCGCGCTGCGGCGCTCGGTCTCCGCCACCTCGAAGTCGTCCACGGACAGCGACACCCGGCCGCCCGCGCCGCCGCGCCGCACGCCGTTGACGAGCGTGCGCACCACGTCGATGGGCTGCTCGTCGCCGAAGCGCCACGGCCGTGAGGAGCCGGTGAGCTCGCCCGCGGCGCCGGCGTCCCGCTGGTCGTGGTCGCCGCGCCGCCCGCCGTCCAGCGAGTCGAAGACGCGCCGCAGGGCGGTCTCGCCCAGCCTGCGGACGGCCTTGGGCGTGAGCTCCAGCTTGCCGCGCTGCCGGCGCAGGTAGCCCTGGCGCTCCAGCTCGCGCTCGATCTGCCGCAGGGCCTCCAGGTCGTCCACGGCGGAGCGGCCGAGCGCCCGGCGGATGGCGGCCTCGTCCACGTCGTCCAGGCGCGCGCCGGGGTAGTCCTGCTGCAGGGCGGACTCCAGCTCGTTGAGGTCGGCGAGCTCCTCCAGCACGGTCACCGCGTCGCCCATGCCGAGGCCCTGCTCGCCGTCCACCCGATCGGGCGTGTCCCAGGCCAGGTCGGGGCGGCGGGCGTAGAGCGAGCGGCTCAGGCGGGCCATCTGGTCGGCGAGGCCGGCGTCCTGGAGGGTCTGGTCGATCAGCGACTGGAGCTCGGCGCGCTGCTCGGGGCTCATGGAGGCGAGCATGCGCTGGGCGGCGGCGGCCCGGCGGGCGAGGACGTCGACCAGCTCATCGAGATTACGGGGGTTTTCCGGAAAGAAATCCCGATATTTCTCCATGAACTGCTCAAAGGCCTCCTGGGTGTGCTCGCCGCGGGCGTCCCGGTCCAGCATGTCGTTCAGATCCGACATCATCTCCCGGACGCGGTTCATCGCCTCCGGGTCCGGATCGGCCAGCGCCTCCCGCATGCCGCGGAACCGGCTGTCCAGCACCTCCCTGCGCAGCAGGTCGCGCAGTTCCTCGAACGTCCGCCGCGCCGCCGCCGAGCGCCACTCGTACGAACCGAGCCGCTGCACGGCGCTCGCGGCGTCGGACGGCACCGAGTCCAGCTCGGCCTCGCGCATCCGCGCCTCGTCGGAGGGGTCGGGGAACAGCTCGGCGCGCTCCTGCCCGATCGCCTTGTCCAGCAGCGCGCGGGCCCGGTCCAGCGTGCCGGAGAGGTTGCCGCGCTCGCTCAGCTCACGCCGGCGCCTGCGCACCTCGCGCAGCAGTTCGTCCAGCCCGCGCCGGTCCGGGGCGCCGGGCAGGCCGCGGCGCAGCAGGTCGCGTAGCGAGTCGGCGGGGGTGGAGCCCTGCAGGATCGCGTCGCCCATCTCGTCGAGCGCGGCGCGCACGTCGTACGGCGGGGCCAGTGGATCGGGACCGTCGTGGTACTCGCCGTATCGGTATCCACTCATCTTTTGGCAGCCTAATCGTGACGGGTCCGAGGTGCGGCGGACGGCCGGATCATGGACGCCCCGCGCGGACGGCCGTCCGGCCGCCCGCGCGGGCGCGTGGTCTCAGGTGCGATAGACGGCTCCGCCGTCCACCTCGTCCTTGGACAGGCGCCGCAGGAGGTACAGGCCCTCCAGCGCGAACTCCAGCGCCGCGGCCGCGTGCCCGGGGGACTCGTCGCCCTCGCCCATGCCCACGGCCGACATGATCTTCGCCAGGCCGTTGACGGGACCGATGCGCTGGAGCAGGTCGGTCGCGGTGGTCAGCTCGCCGGACTCGATCTGCGCGCCCTCGCTGAACTTGTCCAGCAGCGCCGACAGGTCCATGCCGCCGAGCGTGCCGCGGAAGGTCTCGGCGGTCGCGCGGCGCAGCAGGTGGGCGAGCACCTCGACCTCGCGGCCCTCCTCGCTCACCTCGAACTCGACCTTGCCGCGCAGCGTGGGCACGACCCCGGGAAGGTCGCACACCCGGGTCACCGGCCGCTCCTCGCCGGTGATCGCGGCGCGCCGCACCGCCGAGGCGGCGGCGGTCTCGGCCGCGGCGATGGCGAAACGGGCCGAGACGCCCGAGCGCGAGTCCACCGCGGTCGACTCGCGGACCAGGCGGGTGAACCGGGCGAGGATCTCGACGACGTGGTCGGGCAGCTCCGCGCTCAGCCCCGTGCCGTCCGCGCCGTTCGCGTCCTGGATCTTCCAGTTGAGCTCCGCCTCCTGGCGGATGAGCGCGAGCTCGTCCTCCAGCGACAGCGGGTAGTGGGTGCGGATCTCGGCGCCGAAGCGGTCCTTCAGCGGCGTGATGATGCGGCCGCGGTTGGTGTAGTCCTCGGGGTTGGCGCTGGCGATCAGCAGCAGGTCCAGGGGAAGGCGCAGGTTGTAGCCGCGGACCTGGACGTCCCGCTCCTCCAGCACGTTGAGCAGGGAGACCTGGATGCGCTCGGCGAGGTCGGGCAGCTCGTTGACCGAGAACACGCCGCGGTTGGTGCGCGGCACGAGGCCGTAGTGCACGGTCTCGGGGTCCCCGAGCGTGCGGCCTTCCGCGATCTTGATGGGGTCGACGTCGCCGATCAGGTCGCCGACCGAGGTGTCGGGCGTGGCCAGCTTCTCGCCGTAACGGTCCTCGCGGTGCTTCCAGGCGATCGGGAGGTCGTCGCCCAGTTCACCCGCGAGCCGGCGGCAGCGCACGCAGGCGGGGGCGTACGGATGGTCGTTGATCTCGCATCCCTCGACGACCGGGGTCCACGTGTCGAGCAGGCCGGTGATCGTGCGGATCAGGCGCGTCTTGCCCTGGCCGCGCTCGCCGAGCAGCACCAGGTCGTGTCCCGCCAGCAGCGCCCGCTCCAGGTGGGGCAGCACGGTCTCGTCGAATCCGACGATGCCCGGGAATCTCGGCTCGCCCGCGCGTAGTCTGGCGAGCAGGTTCTCGCGGATCTCCGCCTTGACCGTGCGATAGGTGTGTCCACTCTCGCGCAGCTCACGGAGAGTGCGGGCCTGTGGGGTTTCACTTCGCGGTGTGGGCGATTCATGCACGGGAACGAGACTACGTCGCGGGGGAAGCTTGTGGCAGCTTATACACATTTCGGATCTTGACCATTGTGTGACGCTACGCGCGCGTTGTTACTCCCGTAGTGGGGAGAATCCGGCCAAGAGGGTCAAACTCGTAGCGACACACTACGACTCGCACAGAAGGGGAGGCGAGGCGTGTGGCAGTGCTGACGAGCCGGTTCGCGGACGGTCTCGCCGTGGACTCCGACCTGGTGGTGGCGGCGGAACGCGCCGTGCGCCAGGCGCTCTCCGGCCTGTCGGGTCCCCCCGACCTGGTGTGCTTCTTCATCTGCGGGGAGGACCCCGAGGAGGTCACCCGCGCGGGCCTGCGCGCCATGCGCATGGCGCCCGGAGCCGAGGTCATCGGCTGCAGCGCGACCGGCGTCATCGGCGACAGCCAGGGCGTCGAGCACACGTCCGCCGTCAGCGCCTGGGCCGCCAGCCTGGACGGCGGCCGCGCGACCACCTTCGTGCTGGAGACGCTCCGCATGGAGGACCGGTTCGTGATCATCGGCCTCCCCGACCGCGACCCCGACGACCAGGTGGCCGTCCTGCTCGCCGACCCGTACAGCTTCCCCACCGACGCCTTCGTCGAGCACTCCTCCGACGTGCTCGGCGACCTTCCGCTGGTCGGCGGCCTGGCCAACGGCATGCGCGGCCAGGGGTCCGTCCGCCTGTTCGCCCGCGGCGAGATGTACAGCGAAGGGGCGATCGGCGTCATGCTGAGCGGCCCCGTCAACGTGAGCACCGTGGTCAGCCAGGGCTGCCGCCCCATCGGCCCCACCATGGTCGTCACGCGCTCCGAGGACAACCTGCTGCTGGAGCTCGCGGGCCAGCCCGCGCTCGCCCGGCTGGAGGACATCGTCAGCGGCCTCGACGAGGACGACCGCGAGCTGGTGGCCTCCGGCCTGCAGATCGGCATCGCGATGGACGAGTACGCCGAGAGCCACGAGCGGGGCGACTTCCTCATCCGCGGCATCCTCGGCATCGACCCCGAGCGCGAGGCCGTGGCCGTCGGGGACGTCCTCGACGTCGGCCAGAGCGTCCGCTTCCAGGTCCGCGACGCCGCCGCGGCCGACGAGGACCTGTACGAGCTGCTCGACGCGCACGCCGAGGAGCGCGGGCGCATCGACGGCGCGCTGCTGTTCTCGTGCAACGGCAGAGGCTCGGCGATGTTCGGCAGCCCCGACCACGACGCGCTCGCCCTGCACGACACGCTCGGGCCGATCGGCATGGCCGGGTTCTTCGCCGCCGGCGAGGTCGGCCCGGTCGCCGGCCACAACCACGTGCACGGCTTCTCGGCCTCGATCCTGGTGTTCTCCAGCGCCTCCGGCCGCCCCGCCGGCGGCGAACGCGCCGCGCGCAGGGTCTGACCTGACGCGCGTGGCCGGCAGGGGCCGGTGTCCCGCGCGGTCGCCGGTCGGGCACGCGCTGGGCGGCGGGCCCGGTGACCGCGACCACGGCGGCGTGTGATCCTGGTACATCCCGGCCCAGGGGCGGTCGTGGTGGACGAAGGCGGTGGGCGGCGTGGCGTCGCGTGAATCCGGTGCGGTGCTGGCGATCGACATCGGCGGCACCAAGTTCGCCGCGGGCCTGGTCGGCGCGGACGGCGAGATCATCGTGGCCCGCCGCGTCGCGACCCCGCCGGGCGGCGACGCCGAGACGCTGTGGACGGCCCTGACCGGGCTGGTGGACACGGTCGTGCGCGAGGCGGACGAGCCGGTGACCGGTGTGGGCGTCGGCTGCGGCGGGCCGATGACCTGGCCGGACGGCGAGGTGTCCCCCCTCAACATGCCCGGGTGGCGCGGCTTCCCGCTGCGCGAACGGCTCGCCGGGCGCTTTCCGGGGGTGCCGGTGCGCGTCCACAACGACGCGGTGTGCGTGGCGGTCGCGGAACACTGGCGCGGGGCCGGGCGGGGCAGCGCCGACATGCTCGGCATGGTGGTCTCCACCGGCGTCGGCGGCGGCCTGGTCCTGGGCGGCCGCCTGATCGACGGCGGCACGGGCAACGCCGGCCACATCGGCCATGTCGTGGTGGACCCGGAGGGCCCCGCCTGCGAGTGCGGCGGCCGCGGCTGCCTGGAGGCCATCGCCCGCGGCCCCGGCCTCGCCGCCTGGGCCCTCGCCCAGGGCTGGCTCCCCGGCCACACCCAGCCCCACGGCCCGGCCGCCGCTGTCCCGGGCGGCGCCGGTGTCCAACGGCCGGAAGCGCCTGGCGAGGACCTTCTGCGGTCCGGGGTGCCAGGTGAGGACGTTCTGCGCTCCGGAATGCCTGGTGAGGACGTTCTGCGGTCCGGGGCGCTGGATGAGGACGTTCTGCGGTCCGGGGTGCCGGGGGAGGACGTCGAGGGGGCCGGGGTGGTCTCCTCGCGCCCAGAGGGCGACCGGGGATCCGAGGTGCTGTACGTGGAGGCCGAGCGGGCGAGCGGGCGCAGGCTGGCCGAGGACGCGGCGGCGGGGGACCCGGTCGCACGGGCCGCCTTCGCCCGCGCCGGCCGGGCGCTGGGCATCGCCATCGCCTCGGCGACTCACCTGTGCGACCTGGACGTGGTCACCATCGGCGGCGGCCTCTCCCAGGCGGGCCCGCTGCTCTTCGACCCTCTGGAGCGCGCCCTGCGCGAGCACGCGCGCCTGGCCTTCGCCGCCCGCGTCCGCGTCGTCCCCGCCGCCCTCGGCCAGGACGCCGGCCTGATCGGCGCCGCCGCCCTGATCCTGGCCGAAGACCACTACTGGACCGCCCCGAACCTGGGCTGACCTCCGCCGACGCCCCGGCGTTCTCGGATCGCCGGCGGCCGGCCAGGTTCTCGTGCACGGCGGGGGGCGAGCCGTCCGGGCCGGAGAGAGACGGCATCCTCCCGGCGGTTCAGGTTCCCGGGGTCGTTCGGTACCGCTTCGGTACAGGACGGCGAGCCGTTCGGTGCAGCGGGGCAGGTCATTCGGTATGGACCGACAAGCTGTCCCTTTGGGGCTGGGAAGAGTTCACCGGAGCTTTAGCGATCTTTGCCTTGGTTTGACCCTTTTCCGCGGCGATCCTGACGGGTGTCGGTCACTCTCGGGCTGACAACCCACGGATCCCCGCATGGAGGCCTCGTGCACACCCCGCGAAACGCCCGCCCGTACTGGCCCGTACGGCTCCTCGTCGTGCTCGCCGCGCTCATCTCCATGGTCGCCCTGGTCGGTGTCACGCCCGCCGGCGCGTCCGTGTACGGCTCCTGCACCATCGCCCGGTGCGACGACGCCCGTTACGCCCGTTCCGTCTGGGCGGGCAAGGGCTTCCCCACCTCGGCCGGCTGGTACTCCTGGCCGGACGGCAAGTACAACTACACCGGCGGGCAGTTCTACAACCGGGAGGGCCAGCTTCCCAGCGGAGCCACCTACAACGAGTACGACGTGTACTCTCGGGCGCGCGGCGCCTCCCGTGACGCGTACCGCATCGTCGTCAACCGCAGCACCGGCGCCACCTGGTTCTCGCCGAACCACTACACCGACTTCTACCGCCTCTAGGGGACGGCTCCCCGCGACGGAAGCCCGCGGGGACGTCGCCGCCTCAGGACCCCGAAGGAATCGCGTATGCCCTCGCGCCCGCTGCCGCACTGGCTGACGGTCTCCACCGACCCCGTCCCCGTGGTCGCCGACGGGCGCGCCTGCGAGACCCGCGCCGCCTTCTTCACGGAGGTGGCGCGGGTCCTCCGCCTTCCCGGCCATTTCGGCCACAACTGGGACGCCCTCACCGACTGCCTGCGCGACGCCACCGCCGCGGGCAAGGTCACCCTCGTCGTCGAGCACGCCGAGAGCCTCCTCGCCGCCGAGCCGCCCGAGCAGTTCGCCGTCTTCCTGGACGTCATGGCCACCGCCGCCCCCGACGGCCTGAGCCTCACCCTCTGCACCGTCCCACCCCACGAGCCCGCCCTTCTCGACCGCATCGCCACCGCCCGCTCCTGATCCCACGCCCCTCGCCGTCCAGGACGGCCCGGCGGCGTTCGTAACGGTTCGCGGCCCTTCGTCCAAGCAGGGATGTACAGACGGACGACGAAGGGAGCGAGGCCGGTGCGCCTGAAACGACCGGGGCCGGCGGGGTTACCCGGTGATCCGGAGGCGTTCGAAGCCTTCTACCGGCGCCACCTCGACGAGGTGACCCGATTCCTGGCCCGCCGCGTCGACGACCCCCACATGGTCGCGGACCTCGTCGCGGAGGTCTTCATGGCCGTGATCGATTCGGCGCACACCTACCGTCCCGCCCTCGGCAGCGAGACCGCCTGGTTGTACGGCGTGGCGCGCAACATCCTGCTGGCCGAGCGGCGCCGTGCCGCGCGGGAACTGCGCGCCGGAAGCCGTATCGCCGGCCGCAGGCTGCTCGACGCCGACGACGTCGCGCGCCTGGAGGAGCGGATCGACGCCGAGAGCTCCGCGCGCGAGGCGCTCCTGGCCATGCGCGAGCTGCCGGACGGCGAGCGCGCGGTGCTGGAGCTCGTCGTGGCCGACCAGCTCACCCTCCCCGAGGCCGCCGCCGCGCTCGGCATCCGGCAGGGCACCGCCCGCGTACGGCTCCACCGGGCCAGGCGCTCGCTGCGGCGGGTCCCCGGCGTCGTGCCGCCCCTCTTGATGGAAGGACAGCCATGAACGGCACATTCGACGAAAAGCTGCTCGGCGAGCTCAAGGCGTACATGGCGGAGCGCCAGGCCGCGGGACGCGCTCCCCGCAGGACGGGCCGCAGGCTGGTGATGGCCGTGGGCGCCGTCGGAGTCGCCGCCGCGGCGGCGGTGACCATCCCCATGGTCACCGGCTCGGCGACGCCCGCCTACGCCGTGACCAAGAACCCCGACGGCTCGGTGACGCTGACCATCCGCGAGTTCCGCGACCCGGACGCCGTGGAGAGAAGCCTGGCGGCCGTGGGCGTGCCCGCCGACATCGCGTACATGCCGCTCGGCAAGTGGTGTGACCGCAACCGTTACCGGCCCCTGCCGGAGGACGTGGCGGCCATCCCGACCGAGGAGGAGGCGAAGAGCGACGACCCACAGATCGGGCCACGACTCCGCAAGAGGATGGAGAACTCCCCATCGAAGAAGGCGATGCGGCTGAAGTACGGCATCACGATCTATCCGCGGTACATCCGGCCAGGCCAGACACTGGTGATCGACATCGCCGAGAACGACAGGCGGGCCGCCGATGAGCCGGGCGTCATCATGAAACTCAGAGGCGGCCTCACCGAGGGGCCCGTCCAGCCGTGTCGGCTGGTCGACGACGTTGACGCCTTCGAGGTCGGCGACGCCACACCCCCTCCCGGCGAGTGACACCGC includes these proteins:
- a CDS encoding FIST signal transduction protein; translated protein: MAVLTSRFADGLAVDSDLVVAAERAVRQALSGLSGPPDLVCFFICGEDPEEVTRAGLRAMRMAPGAEVIGCSATGVIGDSQGVEHTSAVSAWAASLDGGRATTFVLETLRMEDRFVIIGLPDRDPDDQVAVLLADPYSFPTDAFVEHSSDVLGDLPLVGGLANGMRGQGSVRLFARGEMYSEGAIGVMLSGPVNVSTVVSQGCRPIGPTMVVTRSEDNLLLELAGQPALARLEDIVSGLDEDDRELVASGLQIGIAMDEYAESHERGDFLIRGILGIDPEREAVAVGDVLDVGQSVRFQVRDAAAADEDLYELLDAHAEERGRIDGALLFSCNGRGSAMFGSPDHDALALHDTLGPIGMAGFFAAGEVGPVAGHNHVHGFSASILVFSSASGRPAGGERAARRV
- a CDS encoding ROK family protein is translated as MASRESGAVLAIDIGGTKFAAGLVGADGEIIVARRVATPPGGDAETLWTALTGLVDTVVREADEPVTGVGVGCGGPMTWPDGEVSPLNMPGWRGFPLRERLAGRFPGVPVRVHNDAVCVAVAEHWRGAGRGSADMLGMVVSTGVGGGLVLGGRLIDGGTGNAGHIGHVVVDPEGPACECGGRGCLEAIARGPGLAAWALAQGWLPGHTQPHGPAAAVPGGAGVQRPEAPGEDLLRSGVPGEDVLRSGMPGEDVLRSGALDEDVLRSGVPGEDVEGAGVVSSRPEGDRGSEVLYVEAERASGRRLAEDAAAGDPVARAAFARAGRALGIAIASATHLCDLDVVTIGGGLSQAGPLLFDPLERALREHARLAFAARVRVVPAALGQDAGLIGAAALILAEDHYWTAPNLG
- a CDS encoding sigma 54-interacting transcriptional regulator; this encodes MHESPTPRSETPQARTLRELRESGHTYRTVKAEIRENLLARLRAGEPRFPGIVGFDETVLPHLERALLAGHDLVLLGERGQGKTRLIRTITGLLDTWTPVVEGCEINDHPYAPACVRCRRLAGELGDDLPIAWKHREDRYGEKLATPDTSVGDLIGDVDPIKIAEGRTLGDPETVHYGLVPRTNRGVFSVNELPDLAERIQVSLLNVLEERDVQVRGYNLRLPLDLLLIASANPEDYTNRGRIITPLKDRFGAEIRTHYPLSLEDELALIRQEAELNWKIQDANGADGTGLSAELPDHVVEILARFTRLVRESTAVDSRSGVSARFAIAAAETAAASAVRRAAITGEERPVTRVCDLPGVVPTLRGKVEFEVSEEGREVEVLAHLLRRATAETFRGTLGGMDLSALLDKFSEGAQIESGELTTATDLLQRIGPVNGLAKIMSAVGMGEGDESPGHAAAALEFALEGLYLLRRLSKDEVDGGAVYRT
- a CDS encoding RNA polymerase sigma factor codes for the protein MRLKRPGPAGLPGDPEAFEAFYRRHLDEVTRFLARRVDDPHMVADLVAEVFMAVIDSAHTYRPALGSETAWLYGVARNILLAERRRAARELRAGSRIAGRRLLDADDVARLEERIDAESSAREALLAMRELPDGERAVLELVVADQLTLPEAAAALGIRQGTARVRLHRARRSLRRVPGVVPPLLMEGQP
- a CDS encoding ribonuclease domain-containing protein, with product MHTPRNARPYWPVRLLVVLAALISMVALVGVTPAGASVYGSCTIARCDDARYARSVWAGKGFPTSAGWYSWPDGKYNYTGGQFYNREGQLPSGATYNEYDVYSRARGASRDAYRIVVNRSTGATWFSPNHYTDFYRL
- a CDS encoding cystathionine gamma-synthase translates to MTDGFETLAIHAGQEADPHTGAVVPPIYAVSTYKQDGVGGLRAGYEYSRSANPTRTALEECLAALEGGTRGLAFASGLAAEDAVLRAVCGPGDHVIIPGDAYGGTYRLFAKVLARWGLLFDPVPLGDLDAVRAAVRPETKVIWVETPTNPLLGVADIEALAAVAHQAGALLVVDNTFASPYLQQPLALGADVVVHSTTKYVGGHSDVVGGALVARDRELGELLAFHQNAMGAVAGPFDAWLTLRGIKTLALRMERHCDNAERVVELLRSHPRVTEVLYPGLPGHPGHEVAAKQMRRFGGMVSFRVAGGEEEAVRLCDRTRIFTLGESLGGVESLIEHPGRMTHASVAGSALEVPADLVRLSVGIETVDDLLADLSQALGS
- a CDS encoding barstar family protein; the encoded protein is MPSRPLPHWLTVSTDPVPVVADGRACETRAAFFTEVARVLRLPGHFGHNWDALTDCLRDATAAGKVTLVVEHAESLLAAEPPEQFAVFLDVMATAAPDGLSLTLCTVPPHEPALLDRIATARS